A window of the Macrobrachium rosenbergii isolate ZJJX-2024 chromosome 13, ASM4041242v1, whole genome shotgun sequence genome harbors these coding sequences:
- the LOC136844582 gene encoding hemocyanin B chain-like: MKVLVLCALVALAAADVPLAKRQQDVNHLLWKIYDHLHFDDLKGYASSFDPEGDTSIYKDGGEAARHLAQELKDHRLLEQHHWFSLFNERQREEALMLFDVLLQCKDWDCAVKNAAYWREHMNEGEFVYALYTAVIHSDLGHGIVLPPLYEVTPHLFTNSEVIQKAYTAKMTHTAGNFEMEFTGTKKNKEQRVAYFGEDIGMNVHHVTWHMDFPFWWEDKYGHHLDRKGELFFWVHHQLTVRFDSERLSNYLDMVDELQWDKPIEEGFAPHTIYKYGGEFPARPDHIHFEDVDGVARVRDMIIMESRIHDAIAHGYITDKDGKVINIMNDEGIDKLGDIIESSVYSPNAQYYGALHNLAHIMLGRQGDPHGKYNMPPGVMEHFETATRDPTFFRLHKYMDNIFKEHKDSLPPYTHEDLDFPGVDIESVGVEGELKTYFEHYEFDLRNAVDSAQGIEDVDLKAHVDRLNHKDFSFVADVKNNNGGEVLGTFRIYLCPDYDNNGEKFDYTSGHWHCIEMDKFWKKLGPGNNHIVRKSSESAVTVPDVPSFQSLIDAADSGSVDLHEFERSCGIPNRMLLPKGKRDGMEFSLWLAVTDGKHDLTHSNGDPEHGGTHALCGVHGETYPDKRPMGFPLDRSIPDRRVFDETTNIKFTHVKVYYEGHHD, translated from the exons ATGAAGGTGTTAGTCTTGTGCGCTCTGGTGGCCCTGGCTGCCGCTG ATGTCCCTTTGGCCAAGAGACAACAGGATGTGAACCATCTTCTCTGGAAGATCTATGATCACCTCCATTTTGATGACCTGAAAGGATATGCATCATCCTTCGACCCTGAAGGAGACACCTCTATATACAAGGATGGAGGTGAAGCTGCTCGTCATTTGGCCCAGGAACTTAAGGATCACAGACTTTTGGAACAACACCACTGGTTCTCTCTTTTCAATGAACGCCAGAGGGAAGAAGCTCTGATGCTTTTCGATGTGTTGCTGCAGTGCAAGGACTGGGACTGTGCTGTTAAAAATGCTGCATACTGGCGTGAGCACATGAATGAAGGAGAGTTTGTGTATGCCCTTTACACTGCTGTCATTCACTCTGATCTTGGACATGGTATAGTCCTTCCTCCTCTATATGAAGTTACCCCTCACTTGTTTACAAACAGTGAAGTTATCCAGAAGGCTTACACAGCTAAGATGACCCACACCGCAGGTAACTTCGAGATGGAATTCACTGGAACCAAAAAGAATAAGGAACAACGTGTGGCCTACTTTGGAGAAGATATTGGAATGAACGTCCATCACGTCACTTGGCATATGGATTTCCCCTTCTGGTGGGAAGACAAATACGGACATCACTTGGACCGCAAGGGAGAACTCTTCTTCTGGGTACATCATCAGCTCACTGTTCGCTTTGATTCTGAGCGTCTCTCCAACTATTTGGATATGGTAGATGAACTTCAATGGGATAAACCAATTGAAGAAGGTTTTGCCCCACACACCATCTACAAATATGGTGGTGAATTCCCAGCTCGTCCTGACCACATCCATTTTGAGGACGTCGATGGAGTAGCTAGAGTTCGTGACATGATTATCATGGAAAGTCGTATCCATGATGCTATAGCTCATGGATACATCACTGACAAGGATGGAAAAGTCATTAACATCATGAATGATGAGGGAATTGACAAGCTTGGTGACATTATTGAATCATCTGTGTACAGTCCTAATGCTCAGTATTATGGTGCACTCCACAACTTGGCTCACATCATGCTTGGTCGTCAAGGTGATCcccatggaaaatacaacatgCCTCCAGGTGTAATGGAACACTTTGAAACAGCCACTCGTGATCCTACATTCTTCAGACTTCATAAATATATGGACAACATCTTTAAGGAACACAAGGATAGCCTTCCTCCCTACACTCATGAAGACTTAGATTTCCCTGGAGTTGACATCGAAAGTGTTGGTGTTGAGGGAGAGCTGAAAACTTACTTTGAGCACTATGAATTTGATCTGCGTAATGCAGTAGACAGTGCACAGGGTATCGAAGATGTCGACCTCAAAGCCCATGTCGACCGTCTGAACCACAAAGATTTCTCCTTTGTTGCTGATGTCAAGAACAACAATGGCGGTGAGGTCCTTGGAACTTTCCGTATCTACTTGTGCCCTGATTATGACAACAATGGTGAGAAATTTGATTACACCAGTGGCCACTGGCACTGCATTGAAATGGACAAATTCTGGAAAAAGT TGGGTCCTGGAAATAATCACATCGTGAGAAAGTCAAGTGAATCTGCAGTGACCGTCCCTGATGTACCTAGCTTCCAGTCTCTCATAGATGCTGCTGACAGTGGTAGCGTCGACTTGCACGAATTTGAAAGGTCTTGCGGCATCCCCAACAGAATGCTCTTGCCCAAGGGTAAGAGAGATGGCATGGAATTCTCCTTGTGGCTGGCTGTCACAGATGGTAAGCACGATCTGACACATTCTAATGGCGACCCTGAGCATGGTGGCACTCACGCTCTCTGTGGTGTCCATGGAGAAACATATCCCGACAAGCGTCCCATGGGCTTCCCACTTGACCGCAGCATCCCAGACAGGCGTGTCTTTGATGAGACCACAAACATCAAATTCACTCACGTGAAGGTTTACTATGAAGGACACCACGATTAA